The following coding sequences are from one Verrucosispora sp. WMMD573 window:
- a CDS encoding glycine betaine ABC transporter substrate-binding protein, translated as MWSSKLVRRVALAATAALALTGVAACGDDGDSGNSAGDNKQITIGYMAWDEAIATSYLWKNLLEEKGYDVELKNVEAGIVYQGLATGDIDLFLDSWLPQTHADYMKEYGDKIEKVGVWYDNASLSIAVPEYVSDVNSLEDLAANADTFGGEIIGIEPGAGLTAATQDKVIPEYGLTDKLTLKTSSTPAMLAALDGAIKDQKPIVVTLWHPHWAYANYQLKDLADPKGTLGGAEEINTLARQGFGADFPEVTEMLTKFKMDDQQLGSLEDLMFNVHKDDEEKAVEEWLKANPDYAGTVEVATS; from the coding sequence ATGTGGAGCAGTAAATTGGTGCGCCGGGTCGCGCTTGCGGCCACCGCCGCCCTGGCGCTGACCGGCGTCGCCGCCTGCGGCGACGACGGCGACTCCGGCAACTCCGCCGGCGACAACAAGCAGATCACCATCGGCTACATGGCCTGGGACGAGGCCATCGCCACCTCCTACCTCTGGAAGAACCTGCTGGAGGAGAAGGGCTACGACGTCGAGCTCAAGAACGTCGAGGCGGGCATCGTCTACCAGGGCCTGGCGACGGGGGACATCGACCTCTTCCTCGACAGCTGGCTGCCGCAGACCCACGCCGACTACATGAAGGAGTACGGCGACAAGATCGAGAAGGTGGGCGTCTGGTACGACAACGCCAGCCTGAGCATCGCCGTGCCGGAGTACGTAAGCGACGTCAACTCGCTTGAGGACCTGGCCGCCAACGCCGACACCTTCGGCGGCGAGATCATCGGGATCGAGCCCGGTGCCGGCCTGACCGCCGCCACCCAGGACAAGGTCATCCCGGAGTACGGCCTGACCGACAAGCTCACCTTGAAGACGTCGTCGACGCCGGCGATGCTGGCCGCGCTGGACGGCGCGATCAAGGACCAGAAGCCGATCGTGGTGACTCTCTGGCACCCGCACTGGGCCTACGCGAACTACCAGCTGAAGGACCTTGCGGACCCGAAGGGCACGCTCGGCGGGGCCGAGGAGATCAACACGCTGGCCCGTCAGGGCTTCGGCGCGGACTTCCCCGAGGTCACCGAGATGCTGACGAAGTTCAAGATGGACGACCAGCAGCTTGGCTCGCTTGAGGACCTGATGTTCAACGTGCACAAGGACGACGAGGAGAAGGCCGTCGAGGAGTGGCTGAAGGCCAACCCGGACTACGCCGGGACGGTGGAGGTCGCCACCTCCTGA
- a CDS encoding GNAT family protein, whose protein sequence is MFALALREDAELRPLNPWHAEEFLANLDRARQHIAPWVSPSFVATDLDGARHVLQRYADRWARDDGGIWGIWWGGKLVGGVLLVSLNAASGVCEAGCWLEPAAEGRGLVTRAVERLIDWVLVERGLHRVEWRTNAGNVRSIAVARRLGMRRDGVLREVLPGPDGRIDLEVWSVLAPEWRTRRTGVPSVGDPGGVAAER, encoded by the coding sequence ATGTTCGCCTTGGCGTTGCGCGAGGATGCCGAGCTGCGGCCGCTGAACCCGTGGCACGCCGAGGAGTTCCTGGCCAACCTGGACCGGGCGCGGCAGCACATCGCGCCGTGGGTGTCGCCGTCCTTTGTGGCCACCGACCTCGATGGGGCGCGGCACGTGCTCCAGCGTTATGCCGACAGGTGGGCCCGCGACGACGGAGGCATCTGGGGCATCTGGTGGGGCGGCAAGCTGGTCGGCGGCGTGCTGCTGGTGTCGCTGAACGCGGCGTCCGGGGTGTGCGAGGCGGGCTGCTGGCTGGAACCGGCCGCCGAGGGACGGGGGCTGGTGACCCGGGCGGTCGAACGGCTCATCGACTGGGTGCTTGTCGAGCGCGGACTGCATCGGGTCGAGTGGCGGACCAACGCCGGCAACGTACGCAGCATCGCGGTGGCCCGTCGGCTGGGCATGCGCCGCGACGGCGTGCTGCGCGAGGTGTTGCCCGGCCCGGACGGCCGGATCGACCTGGAGGTCTGGTCGGTGCTGGCCCCCGAGTGGCGGACCCGGCGCACCGGCGTCCCGTCAGTGGGGGATCCCGGCGGTGTGGCCGCTGAGAGATGA
- a CDS encoding DUF2203 domain-containing protein — MFTLAQARHLVATLHPRIEELIRVRADLAELQADLASHGLSALGGRAEVKGLEARLYAVLDEIQQHGIEVKSVAPVLLDFPGEREGRQVLWCWLEGDTDVRWYHRADCGFAGRRPI, encoded by the coding sequence GTGTTCACTCTCGCCCAGGCTCGGCACCTGGTGGCCACCCTGCATCCCCGGATCGAGGAACTGATCCGGGTCCGGGCCGATCTGGCCGAGTTGCAGGCCGACCTGGCCTCCCACGGGCTCAGCGCACTCGGTGGTCGGGCCGAGGTCAAGGGCCTGGAGGCCCGGCTGTACGCGGTCCTCGACGAGATCCAGCAGCACGGCATCGAGGTCAAGAGCGTGGCACCGGTGTTGCTCGACTTTCCCGGCGAGCGCGAGGGCCGACAGGTGCTCTGGTGCTGGCTGGAGGGGGACACCGACGTGCGCTGGTACCACCGCGCCGACTGCGGCTTCGCCGGCCGCCGCCCGATCTGA
- the proC gene encoding pyrroline-5-carboxylate reductase yields the protein MSAGVHTVAVIGAGKIGELMLSGLLRSGWPVDRLLATARRPARAEELAARYGVRVVDNLTAVDEAEVLAVSVKPQDAAALLDEIGPKVPPGKLLISLCAGLPSSFFSRRLPEGTPVVRVMTNTPALVDQAMTAISAGAYATGEHLALAEEMFKPLGATIRVPETQQDAVTALSGSGPAYFYLLVEAMTDAGILLGLPRQVAHDLIVQTAIGSAVMLRDSGEHPVKLREAVTSPAGTTISAIRELENHGVRAALLAALEAARDRARQLAAQAE from the coding sequence GTGTCAGCCGGGGTGCACACGGTCGCGGTGATCGGGGCGGGCAAGATCGGCGAGCTGATGCTCTCCGGGCTGCTGCGGTCCGGCTGGCCGGTGGACCGGCTGCTGGCCACCGCCCGCCGCCCGGCCCGCGCGGAGGAACTGGCCGCCCGCTACGGCGTACGCGTGGTGGACAATCTCACCGCCGTGGACGAGGCCGAGGTGCTGGCCGTCTCGGTGAAACCGCAGGACGCCGCGGCGCTGCTGGACGAGATCGGCCCCAAGGTGCCGCCCGGCAAGTTGTTGATCTCGCTCTGCGCCGGCCTGCCCAGCAGCTTCTTCAGCCGCCGACTGCCCGAAGGCACGCCTGTGGTGCGGGTGATGACCAACACCCCTGCCCTGGTGGACCAGGCGATGACCGCGATCTCGGCCGGCGCGTACGCCACCGGTGAGCACCTGGCGTTGGCCGAGGAGATGTTCAAGCCGCTCGGCGCGACGATCCGGGTGCCCGAAACCCAGCAGGACGCGGTGACCGCGCTCTCCGGCTCCGGCCCGGCCTACTTCTACCTGCTGGTCGAGGCGATGACCGACGCCGGCATCCTGCTCGGTCTGCCCCGCCAGGTGGCGCACGACCTGATCGTGCAGACCGCGATCGGCTCGGCGGTGATGCTGCGCGACTCCGGCGAACATCCGGTGAAGCTGCGCGAGGCGGTCACCTCGCCCGCCGGCACCACCATCTCGGCGATCCGCGAGTTGGAGAACCACGGCGTACGCGCCGCCCTGCTGGCCGCCCTGGAAGCCGCCCGCGACCGCGCCCGTCAACTAGCCGCCCAAGCCGAGTAA
- a CDS encoding 6-phosphofructokinase codes for MRIGVLTGGGDCPGLNAVIRAVVRKGVASYGHEFVGFQDGWKGPLEGLSRPLGIAEVRGILPRGGTILGSSRTNPFKIENGVERIKDNLAAQGVDALIAIGGEDTLGVATKLHELGVNVIGVPKTIDNDLGATDYTFGFDTAVNIAMEAIDRLHTTAESHHRTLVVEVMGRHAGWIALHAGLAGGANVILLPERNFDVEQVAGYVEKRFQHQYAPIVVVAEGAQPLEGQMVLQNQELDAFGHVRLGGIGQWLAEQLEAKTGKEARTVVLGHIQRGGTPTAFDRVLATRLGLQAIDAAHEGDWGKMVAMQSTNIVRVPLADATAELKTVPLERYAEAEVFFGS; via the coding sequence ATGCGTATCGGCGTGCTCACCGGCGGCGGCGACTGCCCGGGTCTCAACGCGGTCATCCGGGCGGTGGTCCGTAAGGGCGTCGCCAGCTACGGCCACGAATTCGTAGGCTTCCAGGACGGTTGGAAGGGTCCGCTCGAGGGGCTGTCCCGCCCGCTCGGCATCGCGGAGGTCCGCGGCATCCTGCCCCGTGGTGGCACGATCCTCGGCTCCTCCCGGACCAACCCGTTCAAGATTGAGAACGGCGTCGAGCGGATCAAGGACAACCTGGCCGCGCAGGGCGTCGACGCCCTGATCGCCATCGGCGGTGAGGACACCCTCGGTGTCGCCACCAAGCTCCACGAGCTGGGCGTCAACGTCATCGGCGTGCCGAAGACCATCGACAACGACCTCGGCGCGACCGACTACACGTTTGGTTTCGACACCGCCGTCAACATCGCCATGGAGGCGATCGACCGACTGCACACCACCGCCGAGAGCCACCACCGCACCCTGGTGGTCGAGGTGATGGGCCGGCACGCCGGCTGGATCGCCCTGCACGCCGGCCTGGCCGGCGGCGCCAACGTGATCCTGCTCCCCGAGCGGAACTTCGACGTCGAGCAGGTCGCCGGCTACGTCGAGAAGCGCTTCCAGCACCAGTACGCCCCGATCGTCGTGGTCGCCGAGGGCGCCCAGCCGCTGGAGGGCCAGATGGTCCTGCAGAACCAGGAGCTGGACGCGTTCGGGCACGTGCGGCTCGGCGGCATCGGCCAGTGGCTGGCCGAGCAGCTGGAGGCCAAGACCGGCAAGGAGGCCCGCACGGTGGTGCTCGGCCACATCCAGCGCGGCGGCACCCCCACCGCGTTCGACCGGGTGCTCGCCACCCGGCTGGGCCTGCAGGCCATCGACGCCGCCCACGAGGGTGACTGGGGCAAGATGGTCGCGATGCAGAGCACCAACATCGTCCGCGTCCCGCTCGCCGACGCCACCGCCGAGCTGAAGACCGTTCCGCTGGAGCGGTACGCCGAGGCCGAGGTCTTCTTCGGTAGCTGA
- a CDS encoding pyridoxamine 5'-phosphate oxidase family protein, which produces MSGGVIGGRQARTRITELIRAARTCTLTTISLDGRLVGRPMTLQRAEFDGQLWFFAYAGSATVRQVRVNPEIELSLHDPRAQVWASITGSARDDPDQARAERLWHPGLASWFPDGPATAGLTLVAVHPTGVRCWDARGGQIELIGPVGAASGGGSPADRQEDGY; this is translated from the coding sequence GTGAGCGGCGGGGTGATCGGCGGCCGACAGGCCCGGACCCGGATCACCGAGCTGATCCGGGCCGCGCGGACCTGCACCCTGACCACGATCTCCCTCGACGGTCGGCTGGTGGGCCGGCCGATGACCCTGCAACGGGCGGAGTTCGACGGGCAGCTGTGGTTCTTCGCGTACGCCGGCTCGGCGACCGTCCGGCAGGTGCGGGTCAACCCGGAGATCGAGCTGAGTTTGCACGACCCGCGGGCGCAGGTCTGGGCCTCGATCACCGGCAGCGCGCGGGACGACCCTGATCAGGCACGCGCCGAACGGCTGTGGCACCCCGGACTGGCCTCGTGGTTTCCGGACGGTCCGGCCACGGCGGGGCTCACGCTGGTCGCCGTGCACCCCACGGGCGTCCGGTGCTGGGACGCCCGGGGTGGTCAGATCGAGCTGATCGGACCGGTCGGCGCAGCGTCCGGCGGTGGGTCGCCGGCCGATCGCCAGGAGGACGGCTACTGA
- a CDS encoding polyadenylate-specific 3'-exoribonuclease AS: MAYRYFYDCEFIEDGRTVELVSIGVVDEYGREFYAVSTEFDASRAVPWVRRNVLDKLPSPADRAWRSRERIRDDLYDFLVEPVRGRPGEEVELWAWYAAYDHVALAQLWGAMPALPREIPRYTKELRQLWDERGRPPLPNAAAARHDALVDARHNLARWRAMTGS; the protein is encoded by the coding sequence ATGGCCTACCGCTACTTCTACGACTGCGAGTTCATCGAGGACGGCCGGACCGTCGAACTGGTCTCGATCGGCGTCGTCGACGAGTACGGCCGCGAGTTCTACGCGGTCTCCACCGAGTTCGACGCGTCCCGGGCGGTTCCCTGGGTGCGCCGCAACGTACTGGACAAACTGCCCTCCCCGGCCGACCGGGCGTGGCGGTCCCGCGAGCGCATCCGCGACGACCTGTACGACTTTCTCGTCGAGCCGGTCAGGGGCCGCCCCGGCGAGGAGGTGGAGCTGTGGGCCTGGTACGCGGCGTACGACCACGTGGCCTTGGCGCAGCTGTGGGGCGCGATGCCGGCGCTGCCCCGGGAGATCCCCCGGTACACCAAGGAGCTGCGGCAGTTGTGGGACGAGCGGGGTCGGCCCCCGCTGCCCAACGCCGCGGCGGCCCGGCACGACGCGCTTGTCGACGCCCGGCACAACCTGGCCCGCTGGCGGGCGATGACCGGTTCGTGA
- a CDS encoding Crp/Fnr family transcriptional regulator: MEMRLPEPGDALTGVDMFAGLEPEVRQRVVAAAVPRTYRKGQLLFVENDPGESLIILRRGAVAVFRTAPTGERAILTVMRPPDVLGEVSLLDASTRSTSAEAIEDTAALALSRPAFMELVHSNARILDAVMRSLGALIRRLTEQNADHVFLDLPGRVAKTLVRLAGESQAPMITIELNQSQLAEMAGGSRQSVNQAIGSFANRGWLRTEGRRIVVTDVPALRRRAGMNER, translated from the coding sequence GTGGAGATGCGCCTGCCGGAGCCGGGCGACGCGCTCACCGGCGTCGACATGTTCGCCGGGCTTGAGCCGGAGGTGCGCCAGCGGGTGGTCGCCGCAGCGGTGCCCCGGACGTACCGCAAGGGTCAGTTGCTGTTCGTGGAGAACGACCCGGGTGAGTCGCTGATCATCCTGCGGCGGGGAGCGGTGGCCGTGTTCCGGACCGCGCCCACCGGCGAACGGGCGATCCTGACCGTGATGCGTCCGCCGGACGTGCTCGGTGAGGTCTCCCTGCTGGACGCCTCGACCCGGTCGACCTCGGCCGAGGCGATCGAGGACACTGCCGCGCTGGCGCTGTCCCGGCCGGCGTTCATGGAGCTGGTGCACTCGAACGCGCGCATCCTCGACGCGGTGATGCGATCCCTCGGTGCGTTGATCCGGCGGCTGACCGAGCAGAACGCCGATCACGTCTTCCTCGACCTGCCCGGCCGGGTGGCCAAGACGCTGGTCCGGCTGGCCGGCGAGAGCCAGGCTCCGATGATCACGATCGAGCTGAACCAGAGCCAGCTCGCCGAGATGGCCGGCGGTTCACGGCAGAGCGTCAACCAGGCGATCGGGTCGTTCGCCAACCGGGGGTGGCTGCGTACCGAGGGTCGACGGATCGTGGTCACCGACGTGCCCGCGCTGCGCCGCCGCGCCGGTATGAACGAGCGCTGA
- a CDS encoding adenylate/guanylate cyclase domain-containing protein produces the protein MEGVIAAQCDRCGRTAAEGDRFCGGCGAELGAVCPHCLRPLARDVAFCTSCGSPRAGTDRPAAINQEDRRRVSVLFVDLIDFTPYVERADPELVRGMQTGFFSAARRVVGQYGGVVEKYIGDAVMALFGAPVATETDALRCVRAGLELQRVLTRFTPTGTDGLRFRVGVATGEALVDVAAARDGGQAIVAGDVVNTASRLQSAAPPGGVLVDGATHALTRDTIRYDEQPPVTLRGRSAPTEVWLARSAVRQQPTDREPDTTPLIDREHELGMLVNALHRSLRDRRPQVVTVFGRAGIGKSRLVRELHRHTARLVDEPLTWRTGRCPPFGENVTFAALADIVKAEAGILDTDPAASAAQRLATAVGELVGVSERDRVADALRPLVGLAGTPLPAEEAESAWRRFLLALAARRPTVLVFEDLHWADDAMLRFVELLGAAARDVPLLLLCTARPELVDRDPSWAGTITGSVTIALPPLRDTGIAALYAHMFGQAAFSADLLTPLVEVAGGNPLYAHEYVRMLIEQGALRQSGRGWSLEKHLDLPMPESVHAVIANRVDLLDAKDRAVLLAAAVVGVQFWPGAVAAAVGQPVESVERALRRLEQRDFVHEQAASTMAGQSEYRFRHVLVRDVCYQRLPRTERVARHERTADWLDTLSQSRDTDLAEVLAHHRWAAHEITRSLGMETRRYVAPARAALHRAARRAYALHGLDAAASHAARALGLADDSDPVGRLQLELLSTEISFHRDGNAFLSGGGPEQVQALAERLLAYGDEACAARAWTLLGQAAWLRADRPAALACLDRAVRLFEPLPDSAQKADAFAELGRLHMLNYERDPAVAAADTAAEIGERLGLTETRTNARITAATARYQAGDRAGLDELYSIVEFSRAGQLLALPRATQNLAYAVCEEGDWVRSNALLSAVPARTASGQTLTTSYSSEAMRAWFEGDFGRLLAAAEAFVDTPTGSWDMQVRGLRSCLLVLRGQPVPPGPPADGATTGTPPRDDVAAALDIARRSGFHRLHWTMLAMGALCRAVQDRLDEAAALVDELAESWAAVPALASGEWIAAASWAASLTGRKSAARIRAMLDRVGHRTPWSEAALRTVTGALAGADDNHRHAAELHLAAAETYAGIPDVTDRMLALTFAVRELTRFGDLAAADTPLAELRAFAHRNGAPGLLALAQPPADTAQILAS, from the coding sequence GTGGAGGGTGTCATCGCCGCGCAGTGTGACCGCTGTGGACGTACCGCCGCCGAGGGCGACCGCTTCTGCGGTGGCTGCGGCGCGGAACTCGGTGCCGTCTGCCCGCACTGCCTGCGCCCGCTCGCCCGGGACGTGGCCTTCTGCACCTCCTGCGGGTCACCCCGGGCCGGCACCGACCGGCCGGCGGCCATCAACCAGGAGGACCGCCGCCGGGTCAGCGTGCTCTTCGTCGATCTGATCGACTTCACCCCGTATGTCGAGCGGGCCGACCCGGAGCTGGTGCGCGGCATGCAGACCGGCTTCTTCTCCGCCGCACGCCGGGTGGTCGGCCAGTACGGCGGGGTGGTGGAGAAGTACATCGGCGACGCGGTGATGGCGCTGTTCGGTGCGCCGGTGGCCACCGAGACCGACGCGTTGCGGTGTGTCCGAGCCGGGCTGGAGTTGCAGCGGGTGCTGACCCGGTTCACCCCTACCGGCACCGACGGGTTGCGCTTCCGGGTCGGGGTGGCGACCGGGGAGGCGCTTGTCGACGTGGCCGCCGCCCGCGACGGCGGGCAGGCGATCGTGGCCGGCGACGTGGTCAACACCGCCTCCCGGTTGCAGTCGGCGGCGCCACCCGGCGGGGTGCTGGTCGACGGTGCCACGCACGCGCTGACCCGGGACACCATCAGGTACGACGAGCAGCCCCCGGTCACCCTGCGCGGGCGGTCCGCACCAACCGAGGTGTGGCTGGCCCGGTCCGCGGTACGACAGCAGCCCACCGACCGGGAGCCGGACACCACCCCGCTGATCGACCGGGAACACGAGCTGGGCATGCTGGTCAACGCCCTGCACCGCAGCCTGCGCGACCGTCGGCCCCAGGTGGTCACCGTCTTCGGCCGGGCCGGCATCGGCAAGAGTCGGCTGGTCCGCGAGCTGCACCGGCACACCGCGCGGCTGGTGGACGAGCCGCTGACCTGGCGGACCGGCCGGTGCCCACCGTTCGGCGAGAACGTCACGTTCGCCGCGCTTGCCGACATCGTCAAGGCCGAGGCGGGCATTCTCGACACCGATCCGGCGGCCAGTGCCGCTCAACGGCTGGCCACCGCCGTCGGCGAACTGGTCGGCGTCAGCGAACGGGACCGGGTGGCCGATGCGCTGCGGCCACTGGTCGGGCTGGCCGGCACCCCGCTGCCGGCCGAGGAGGCGGAGTCGGCGTGGCGACGGTTCCTGCTGGCGCTCGCCGCTCGCCGTCCCACCGTGCTGGTCTTCGAGGACCTGCACTGGGCCGACGACGCGATGCTGCGGTTCGTGGAGCTGCTGGGTGCGGCGGCCCGGGACGTACCGCTGCTGCTGCTGTGCACCGCCCGTCCCGAACTGGTCGACCGGGATCCGAGCTGGGCGGGGACGATCACCGGCTCGGTCACCATCGCCCTGCCGCCGTTGCGGGACACCGGCATCGCCGCGTTGTACGCGCACATGTTCGGTCAGGCCGCGTTCTCCGCCGACCTGCTGACCCCGCTGGTCGAGGTGGCCGGCGGCAATCCGCTCTACGCCCACGAATACGTCCGGATGCTGATCGAGCAGGGGGCGCTGCGGCAGTCCGGGCGTGGCTGGTCGCTGGAGAAGCACCTGGACCTGCCGATGCCGGAGAGTGTGCACGCGGTCATCGCCAACCGGGTCGACCTGCTCGATGCCAAGGACCGGGCAGTGCTGCTGGCCGCCGCGGTCGTCGGTGTGCAGTTCTGGCCGGGCGCGGTGGCCGCCGCCGTGGGGCAGCCGGTCGAGTCCGTCGAGCGTGCCCTACGTCGGCTGGAGCAGCGGGACTTCGTCCACGAGCAGGCCGCCTCCACGATGGCCGGTCAGTCGGAGTACCGCTTCCGGCACGTCCTGGTCCGCGATGTGTGCTACCAGCGGCTGCCCCGTACCGAGCGGGTGGCCCGGCACGAGCGCACCGCCGACTGGCTGGACACGCTGTCGCAGAGCCGGGACACCGACCTGGCCGAGGTGCTGGCCCACCACCGCTGGGCGGCGCACGAGATCACCCGTTCGCTGGGCATGGAGACCCGCCGCTACGTCGCGCCGGCCCGGGCCGCGTTGCACCGGGCGGCGCGCCGGGCGTACGCGCTGCACGGGCTGGACGCCGCCGCCAGCCACGCCGCCCGGGCGCTGGGCCTGGCCGACGACTCCGATCCGGTGGGCCGGCTCCAGTTGGAGTTGCTCAGCACCGAGATCTCGTTCCACCGCGACGGCAACGCCTTCCTCTCCGGCGGCGGGCCGGAGCAGGTGCAGGCGCTCGCCGAGCGACTGCTCGCGTACGGCGATGAGGCGTGCGCGGCGCGGGCCTGGACGCTGCTCGGCCAGGCGGCGTGGCTGCGGGCCGACCGGCCGGCGGCGCTGGCCTGCCTGGACCGGGCGGTACGGCTGTTCGAGCCGCTGCCGGACAGCGCGCAGAAGGCCGACGCCTTCGCCGAGTTGGGGCGGCTGCACATGCTCAACTACGAGCGTGATCCGGCGGTGGCGGCGGCTGACACGGCAGCGGAGATCGGCGAACGACTCGGGCTGACCGAGACCCGCACCAACGCCCGGATCACTGCGGCCACCGCCCGCTACCAGGCCGGCGACCGCGCCGGGCTCGACGAGCTGTACAGCATCGTGGAGTTCAGCCGGGCCGGTCAGTTGCTCGCGCTGCCTCGGGCCACTCAGAACCTCGCCTACGCCGTCTGCGAGGAGGGTGACTGGGTGCGCTCGAACGCCCTGCTCTCGGCTGTGCCGGCGCGTACCGCGAGCGGGCAGACCCTGACCACCAGCTATTCCAGCGAGGCGATGCGGGCCTGGTTCGAGGGAGACTTCGGCCGGCTGCTCGCCGCCGCCGAGGCGTTCGTGGACACCCCGACCGGCAGCTGGGACATGCAGGTGCGCGGCCTGCGCTCGTGCCTGCTGGTGCTGCGTGGCCAGCCGGTGCCGCCCGGCCCACCCGCCGACGGGGCGACGACCGGGACACCGCCGCGCGACGACGTGGCCGCCGCGCTGGACATCGCCCGGCGCAGCGGCTTCCACCGGCTGCACTGGACGATGCTGGCGATGGGTGCGTTGTGCCGGGCGGTACAGGATCGCCTCGACGAGGCCGCCGCGCTGGTCGACGAGCTGGCCGAGTCGTGGGCGGCGGTGCCCGCGCTGGCCAGCGGCGAGTGGATCGCCGCGGCCAGTTGGGCGGCGAGCCTCACCGGACGCAAATCCGCCGCTCGGATACGGGCCATGCTCGACCGGGTCGGCCACCGTACGCCCTGGTCGGAGGCGGCGCTGCGGACGGTGACCGGCGCGCTGGCCGGGGCCGACGACAACCACCGGCACGCCGCCGAGCTGCACCTCGCCGCCGCCGAGACCTACGCCGGCATCCCCGACGTCACCGACCGGATGTTGGCACTGACCTTCGCGGTACGCGAACTGACCCGCTTCGGTGACCTTGCGGCGGCCGACACGCCCCTGGCCGAGCTGCGCGCCTTCGCCCACCGCAACGGCGCGCCGGGTCTGCTCGCTCTGGCCCAGCCGCCCGCCGACACCGCGCAGATCCTCGCCTCCTGA
- a CDS encoding lysophospholipid acyltransferase family protein, giving the protein MLYWLLKYVLLGPLLRLIFRPQVEGLHHVPTTGPVILASNHLSFSDSIFTPLIVPRKVTFVAKAEYFTGKGVKGWLTKMFFTGTGTIPVDRSGGRAARAALDTQLNVLRSGGIAGIYPEGTRSPDGRLYRGKTGVARLALESGAPVVPVVMLNLDEIQPPGQLIPNLARVRIRFGPPLNFSRYAGLAGDRFVERAVTDEIMYELMELSGREYVDIYAQQLKTQPTPTTPPVTPVAA; this is encoded by the coding sequence GTGCTCTACTGGCTGCTGAAGTACGTGCTGCTCGGCCCGCTGCTGCGGCTCATCTTCCGGCCGCAGGTGGAGGGCCTGCACCACGTACCGACGACCGGTCCGGTCATCCTGGCGAGTAATCACCTCTCTTTCTCCGACTCGATCTTCACGCCGCTGATCGTGCCGCGGAAGGTCACCTTCGTGGCCAAGGCGGAGTACTTCACCGGCAAGGGGGTCAAGGGCTGGCTGACCAAGATGTTCTTCACCGGCACCGGCACCATCCCGGTGGACCGCTCCGGCGGCCGGGCGGCCCGCGCCGCGCTGGACACTCAGCTGAACGTGCTGCGGTCCGGCGGCATCGCCGGCATCTACCCGGAGGGCACCCGCTCGCCCGACGGCCGGCTCTACCGGGGCAAGACCGGAGTGGCCCGGCTGGCCCTGGAGAGCGGTGCGCCGGTCGTGCCGGTGGTGATGCTCAACCTGGACGAGATCCAGCCGCCCGGTCAGCTCATCCCGAACCTGGCGCGGGTCCGGATCCGCTTCGGCCCGCCGCTGAACTTCTCCCGTTACGCCGGGTTGGCCGGTGACCGGTTCGTCGAGCGCGCGGTCACCGACGAGATCATGTACGAGTTGATGGAACTCTCCGGCCGCGAGTACGTCGACATCTACGCCCAGCAGCTCAAGACCCAGCCCACCCCGACAACCCCGCCGGTAACACCTGTCGCGGCTTGA
- a CDS encoding DUF308 domain-containing protein, protein MSAGGARRGRRDNGLDASEYAIAGDVDPRVGEHLLDVLAAGGIAAYLQPSADLNPVTRTTTVPPRPVDRLYVDRSYLSTARDYLSQLADETGDARATGEPDIDAEWERIIAGFHAPPDSGDHPWPAAENVDDPAGRGGGTATATRPGTEEPGPTATDVRRLPYAADISGVSVGRGPRDGEGPSLLDGLDTFGAELPDDPDDDERYVPPPPPPLPRVSKFALAGILAVLLGFVLFLFPDLLPADQGVVTLLGFTGILAGFVTLVWRLRPGDADDRDPDDGAVV, encoded by the coding sequence GTGTCAGCGGGTGGGGCCCGCCGGGGACGGCGGGACAACGGTCTCGACGCGAGCGAGTACGCCATTGCCGGCGACGTCGACCCGCGCGTCGGTGAGCACCTGCTCGACGTGCTGGCCGCCGGCGGAATCGCCGCCTACCTGCAACCGTCGGCCGATCTGAACCCGGTCACCCGCACCACCACCGTGCCGCCCCGACCGGTGGACCGGCTCTACGTGGACCGCTCGTACCTGAGCACCGCCCGGGATTACCTCAGCCAGCTCGCCGACGAGACCGGCGACGCCCGCGCCACTGGAGAACCGGACATCGACGCCGAGTGGGAGCGGATCATCGCCGGCTTCCACGCCCCGCCGGACTCCGGCGACCATCCTTGGCCCGCCGCCGAGAATGTGGACGACCCGGCCGGGCGGGGCGGTGGCACGGCCACCGCCACCCGACCCGGCACCGAGGAGCCCGGCCCCACCGCCACCGACGTACGCCGGCTGCCGTACGCCGCCGACATCTCCGGCGTCTCGGTGGGACGTGGCCCCCGCGACGGGGAGGGGCCGTCGCTGTTGGACGGCCTGGACACCTTCGGCGCGGAGCTGCCCGACGACCCGGACGACGACGAGCGCTACGTACCGCCGCCGCCTCCACCGCTGCCCCGGGTGTCGAAGTTCGCGCTGGCCGGCATCCTCGCCGTGCTGCTCGGCTTCGTGCTGTTCCTCTTCCCCGATCTGCTCCCCGCTGACCAGGGCGTCGTGACGTTGCTCGGCTTCACCGGCATTCTCGCCGGTTTCGTCACGCTGGTGTGGCGCCTGCGGCCGGGCGACGCCGATGACCGCGACCCGGACGACGGTGCCGTCGTCTGA